A single Acetivibrio cellulolyticus CD2 DNA region contains:
- a CDS encoding non-ribosomal peptide synthetase: MNNINLNSKELLNESKYWSEKLSKGLELSSFPKETKTDESFEKTNSILLYKIDNEISESVLRMGNGQGYAVYVILLSTINYILARYNSCEDILLGMPCLKGEEDDEEFLNVLILRSFVDEDKSFKEFLLEIRNTVREADSNSNFPICKALEILNEDKVDIAYVPTMILLRQIHNSEILKEIHSDMVFTFDIEESNIELCINYDGNKYPTWMVEKICKHLNRVLGIVTKNPSVLLKEIEILDKEEIYEQLYTFNDTMASYPSDMTISKIFERQVEKTPYNTAVCFGDEEITYIELNDKVTQLALLLRERGVTRDYIVGVMMDKSIEMIVSLLAVLKAGGAYLPIEPDLPRERVLYMLNDSKAKYLIINDSSYLDEDLLCNLNDNITVFNLSDKALLHYDRDINDKSILDINTPSDLAYIIYTSGTTGQPKAAMIEHRNLIRLLFNEKNLFNFTQDDVWTMFHSFCFDFSVWEMYGALLYGGKLVIVPKSIAREPLEFLEILKQQKVTVLNQTPTAFMGLSTAIAFETKELGLALRYVVFGGEALKPAILKEWKNRCPSTKFINMYGITETTVHVTYKEITDLEIQKNISNIGKPILTLTTYIMDAKQRLLPIGAVGELCVGGDGVGRGYLNNPELTATKFIENPYKKNERLYLSGDHARLLPNGEMEYFGRIDGQIKIRGHRVELGEIEAALLSINGIKEATTDLKKDKNGDSSIVAYIVVQEDFDISGLKLVLGNKLPSYMIPSYFMKLSKLPMNKNNKIDKRNLPLPDEQLDSVEIEPCRNNIDKALVSIFENLLNIKKVGINSNFFNSGGDSMKAISLVSKINRELNTNIQVRDIYLNPTIKGLSDSLLNKDFDGLQKLLKDGNDEIEKIKNVILKDDAAKIKLPTDFEDFYPLSAIQKGMVFFTKIRPDEPIYHDQFPYFIKLENFNGNILNEAMNILINRHPILRTSFIADEFIEPVQVVHKSNSGFLPRINVIDLTAHEIEMQQKEIYEYMEHDLLKRFSFNNDPLWRMALFNLGDDKYCIIFSFQHAILDGWSVASLTTELFYLIKCIVNGEKIVLPDIKATYKDYVSLSLSKKVSNEVRSYWKDTLCGYKKTKLPFNISSKKINNVKGIKIKKGVLDNNLFIALKAKAKDFECTVKDLCTCAHFYLLGITSTDTDIISGVVTHERPAIYDSEKVLGCFLNTIPLRIKLKENIGKIELLNIVKDSYRIAKANELFLGDIASIIKDNDRSGNPIFETLFNFTDFHVLKSIDDNENLYDLENMPQISSNEMTNTLLDLEISNTLDTFYMQIKYSPNYFYDEDIEIAFSLYIDILKEFAYGKEAYLDPSKLVSKSDFNKRVFEYNNTKTQYDKEQTLKGLFEGYSRNKLPFNISNNKVSNKTGSAVLKMNLAGSLLNSLEEEAKTYQCTLKDICLAAHIYLLGILSTETDVVTGVVTHDRHVMEDSENILGCFPNTIPIRVSTENRIGKLELIERVRDSYCKIKSTELFLSDIADIIGESGVNGNPIFDTLFNFIDLHVLKSVPDIGGVEQADSGIKTFTNEMTTTFFDLEISKILDAFSMQIKYSMKYFYPEEIETAADLYVRILEVFANQDCDELSLEDVINPLQLKEMVYDFNNTELPYAKEKTMYSLFEEQVVKNSGNIAVVVDDRQMTYRELNEKANRLARYLIDKGVKNGDLVGLVVQRDFEMIVGMFAILKCGGAYVPIDPAYPAARQEYILRNSNVSAVLVDCDYEIDSLNIIKISSDEVEAYSNENLDIKKDSRDLAYVIYTSGSTGMPKGVMIEHHSAVNLISWVNREFNVSKKDSFLFITSMCFDLSVYDIFGILAAGGKVVIAKKEQVQEPDELKMLLLKHKITFWDSVPSTMNYLVSTLEDKDNAYLQENLRLVFMSGDWIPVQLPDKLVNFFPNARVISLGGATEGTIWSIYYPVKGNEGSMKSIPYGKPMDNNTFYILDNERKPLPKGVAGELYIGGVGVARGYINRPDLTNERFVPDPFYKGNMIESPMMYRTGDLGRFLPDGNIEFLGRMDYQVKIRGYRVELGEIENKLLCHELVKDAVVVDKTDSSGNKYLCAYIVWEKECTVAEMRSFLSAELPEYMIPTYFVGIEKIPLNSNGKIDRKALPEPGENICTGKGYLPAETETEEKLSAIWRDVLEMDQISVEDNFFELGGHSLKATAVTSRVNKVFNVELPLVEFFRTPTIRELSAYIDNASESRHKTIKPSEKREFYPVSSAQRRIYIIDRIDNSKAVYNIPGVLVIEGDFDKNHFESVIMKLAARHEAFRTQFEIVDGEPVQRIVGNVDIPISYIEGLECDVETEIFKFLRPFDLSKAPLLRVGVMRINSQKHVFMFDMHHIISDGTSMGILINEFISLYNGEALADVSLRYRDFSEWQNRIIKNGELKKQEEYWLEKYSGEIPVLNLPLDYQRPAIQNFEGAAVSFEVGPELLAKLKKAAGSGKTVFMELLAAYSILLSMYSGQDDIVIGSTIAGRHHADLQNIIGMFVNTLAIRNKPSGDKTIAQFMDEVKENALEAYENQDYQFEELVSRLNLERDLSRNPLFSAMLTMQNADFKGREINGLKFKPFSMERKTAKFDLLLEAMEVEDRIEFTLEYATSLFKRETIEQMTQYFIRILDAVASDSGAKIKDIDLLSSSEKEAVVSNVNIAGNGERYKTIHEMFEEQVIKTPDKTALEYDNKKYTYLELNEKANRLAWFLREKGLNPGQPAGIIAKRSFEFVTAVLAVLKAGGYILPIDPEYPEERIQYMLEDSGTGILLTQGILKEGVDFNGQILNLENADIFTGSSSNPENLNNPKDLLYIIYTSGTTGKPKGVMIEHRNMANLMDFQYSKTNIDFSKKVLQFATVSFDVCYQEIFGALLSGGELIIAGEEEKKDAEKLFKFIEERDIKVIFLPTAFLKFILNEKKYVEMLPRSIEHIITAGEQLIVNGELKSFMKSNGVYLHNHYGPSETHVVTTYTMGPEDVIPDIPPIGKPISNVGIYILGKNGRMQPAGIPGEIYITGAGTGRGYINLPDLTAEKFLDDPYVVGSRMYRTGDLARRLPDGNIEFLGRADDQVKVRGYRIELGEIETQLLKHPLVKEAIVIVKKDRNGEKYLCAYIATEEEVNVADIRGYLQKGLPDFMIPSRFISLPKMPLMKNGKVDRQALLKFNDTIDLGAEYVAPRNKREWDLAEIWSNLLEVDKVGVYDEFFLLGGDSLKALKAANEAKLKGLEISIADIFRYKTIAEIIENTSAVDLEVVTPIIPEEEKQEVYKTENCWHPSSMYVKNEEHVKELKIELQREVTLNGHRALPLCMILTDPKLHTWYFQHYTNIFSVIDNNDYITLEYLETWAPYRDVINEISLGAPLLEKETDIIGFITDKISRGYYLHVAIDEYYIPGKARYKKTHYLHHTLVYGYNNIERQFNVIEYDIGGVLNKHIFSYDSVSKAYEKGKEHYNEPASSWAYESAVQIFYMNRFECEHPFRLKRFAHDIKNYLYSKGDDSIVYYWKMSKERINYGFAVHDVVIRALHGFVEGKFLTDYRAVHMLSEHKKGIATRLNFIMNRFELHDILLEKYEEYLKVVEEFNNIRLKFFDLQYNISQERIEKSKLKLKVEIENLIQAINSAKKREWSVLKEIYEILISIADESQD, from the coding sequence ATGAATAATATCAATTTAAACAGCAAGGAATTGTTAAATGAAAGCAAATATTGGAGTGAAAAATTATCAAAAGGTTTAGAACTAAGTTCATTTCCGAAAGAAACAAAGACTGATGAATCCTTTGAGAAAACTAATAGTATTTTGCTTTATAAAATTGATAATGAAATATCCGAAAGTGTATTAAGGATGGGTAATGGGCAAGGATATGCTGTGTATGTTATTTTACTCTCTACCATAAACTATATTTTAGCAAGATATAATTCTTGTGAGGATATACTTTTGGGAATGCCTTGCCTTAAAGGTGAAGAAGATGACGAAGAATTTTTGAATGTGCTGATATTAAGATCTTTTGTTGATGAAGACAAAAGCTTCAAAGAGTTTTTACTTGAGATAAGAAATACAGTTAGGGAAGCAGATAGCAACTCGAATTTTCCCATTTGCAAAGCACTTGAAATCCTCAACGAGGATAAAGTCGATATAGCATATGTCCCAACAATGATACTACTTAGGCAGATTCACAATAGTGAAATATTAAAAGAGATACACTCTGATATGGTTTTCACTTTTGATATTGAGGAGTCAAATATAGAGCTTTGCATAAATTATGATGGTAATAAGTATCCTACATGGATGGTAGAAAAGATTTGCAAACATCTCAACAGGGTTTTAGGGATAGTTACAAAAAATCCAAGTGTATTATTAAAAGAAATAGAAATACTTGATAAAGAAGAGATTTATGAGCAATTGTATACGTTTAACGATACTATGGCAAGCTATCCTTCTGATATGACCATAAGCAAAATATTTGAAAGACAGGTAGAGAAAACACCTTATAATACAGCCGTTTGTTTTGGTGATGAGGAAATTACTTATATTGAGTTAAATGATAAGGTAACCCAATTGGCTTTATTATTGAGAGAAAGAGGAGTTACAAGGGATTATATTGTTGGGGTTATGATGGACAAATCTATTGAAATGATTGTATCCCTCCTGGCTGTATTAAAAGCTGGAGGAGCATACTTGCCAATAGAGCCTGATCTGCCAAGGGAAAGAGTTTTATATATGCTCAATGACAGTAAAGCAAAATATCTTATAATAAACGATTCTTCTTATTTGGACGAGGATCTACTTTGTAATTTAAATGATAATATTACTGTGTTTAACTTATCGGACAAAGCTTTGTTACATTACGATAGAGATATTAATGATAAAAGTATTTTGGATATAAATACACCCTCTGATTTAGCGTATATAATTTATACATCCGGTACTACAGGACAGCCTAAAGCTGCGATGATTGAACACAGAAATCTTATAAGACTTTTATTCAATGAAAAAAATCTTTTTAATTTTACACAAGATGATGTATGGACAATGTTTCATTCCTTCTGTTTTGATTTTTCGGTTTGGGAAATGTATGGGGCACTCCTTTATGGAGGAAAGTTGGTCATTGTGCCAAAAAGCATCGCAAGAGAACCTTTGGAATTTTTAGAAATCCTTAAACAGCAGAAGGTTACAGTTCTAAATCAAACACCTACAGCGTTTATGGGACTTAGTACGGCTATAGCGTTTGAAACTAAAGAGTTAGGTCTTGCTTTAAGATATGTCGTTTTTGGTGGAGAAGCGTTAAAACCTGCTATTTTAAAGGAATGGAAAAATAGATGCCCGAGTACTAAATTTATAAATATGTATGGTATTACTGAGACTACGGTGCATGTAACTTATAAAGAGATAACAGATTTGGAAATACAAAAAAATATAAGTAATATTGGTAAGCCGATTCTAACTTTGACTACATATATCATGGATGCAAAACAAAGACTTTTGCCAATAGGAGCAGTAGGTGAATTATGTGTAGGTGGAGATGGTGTGGGAAGAGGATACTTGAATAACCCCGAACTGACTGCAACAAAATTTATTGAAAACCCTTATAAAAAGAATGAACGCTTATATCTATCAGGTGATCATGCGCGTTTGCTTCCAAATGGAGAAATGGAGTACTTTGGAAGGATCGATGGACAGATTAAAATAAGAGGACATAGGGTTGAGCTTGGTGAAATTGAAGCCGCATTATTAAGCATTAATGGGATAAAGGAAGCTACTACTGATCTAAAGAAAGACAAAAATGGTGATAGTTCTATTGTTGCATATATAGTTGTACAAGAAGATTTTGATATCTCAGGATTAAAGTTGGTACTTGGCAACAAGCTTCCTTCCTACATGATACCTTCTTATTTTATGAAGCTTTCAAAGCTGCCTATGAATAAAAACAATAAGATAGATAAAAGAAATCTTCCACTGCCAGATGAGCAACTAGACTCTGTTGAGATTGAGCCTTGCAGAAATAATATTGACAAAGCTTTGGTATCAATTTTTGAAAACCTTTTGAATATCAAAAAAGTAGGTATAAATAGTAACTTCTTTAATAGCGGCGGGGATTCTATGAAAGCAATTTCTCTTGTAAGCAAGATAAATAGAGAACTAAATACAAATATACAAGTAAGAGATATATATTTAAATCCCACTATAAAAGGATTATCAGACTCACTTTTAAATAAAGATTTTGATGGGTTGCAAAAGTTATTAAAAGACGGCAATGACGAGATTGAAAAAATAAAAAATGTAATACTAAAAGATGATGCTGCCAAAATAAAATTACCAACTGACTTTGAGGATTTTTATCCATTAAGCGCTATTCAGAAAGGTATGGTATTCTTCACTAAAATCAGGCCCGACGAACCAATTTATCATGACCAGTTTCCGTATTTCATAAAGCTTGAAAACTTTAATGGAAATATTTTAAATGAAGCTATGAATATCTTAATTAATAGACATCCTATTCTAAGGACGAGCTTTATAGCTGATGAATTTATAGAGCCTGTTCAAGTTGTACATAAGTCAAATAGTGGTTTTCTACCACGTATAAATGTGATAGATTTAACAGCTCATGAAATAGAAATGCAGCAAAAAGAAATATATGAATATATGGAACATGATTTATTAAAAAGGTTCAGCTTTAATAACGATCCTTTGTGGAGGATGGCATTATTTAATCTTGGTGACGACAAATATTGTATCATTTTTTCATTTCAACATGCGATATTAGATGGCTGGAGCGTAGCAAGCCTTACAACTGAACTTTTTTACCTGATAAAATGCATTGTAAATGGTGAAAAAATTGTCTTGCCGGACATAAAAGCTACATACAAGGATTATGTATCATTAAGCTTAAGTAAAAAAGTTTCAAATGAGGTTAGGAGCTATTGGAAAGATACTTTGTGCGGTTATAAAAAAACTAAACTTCCTTTTAATATTTCAAGCAAAAAAATCAACAATGTTAAGGGGATTAAAATTAAGAAGGGTGTTTTAGATAATAATCTGTTTATTGCCCTTAAAGCCAAAGCAAAAGATTTTGAATGTACTGTAAAGGATCTGTGTACTTGCGCGCATTTCTATCTTCTAGGGATAACTTCAACAGACACTGATATAATTTCCGGGGTTGTAACACATGAGAGACCTGCGATTTATGACAGTGAAAAAGTCTTGGGGTGCTTTTTAAATACAATACCATTACGGATCAAGCTAAAAGAAAATATTGGTAAAATCGAGCTTTTAAATATAGTTAAAGACTCATATAGAATTGCAAAAGCAAATGAACTGTTTTTGGGAGATATTGCAAGCATTATAAAAGATAACGACAGAAGTGGTAATCCTATTTTTGAAACATTATTTAATTTTACAGACTTCCATGTACTTAAAAGCATAGATGATAATGAAAATCTTTATGATTTGGAGAATATGCCTCAAATATCATCGAATGAAATGACTAATACTCTTTTGGATTTGGAAATTTCAAATACCCTTGATACATTTTACATGCAAATAAAATATTCACCCAATTATTTTTATGACGAAGATATTGAAATCGCATTTTCATTGTACATTGATATATTAAAAGAATTCGCTTATGGTAAGGAGGCATATCTAGATCCTTCAAAGCTGGTTTCAAAAAGTGATTTTAATAAGAGGGTTTTTGAGTATAACAATACTAAAACTCAGTATGATAAGGAACAAACATTAAAGGGTTTGTTTGAAGGATATTCAAGAAATAAACTACCCTTTAACATATCCAATAATAAAGTAAGCAATAAAACCGGAAGCGCAGTTTTAAAGATGAATCTTGCCGGAAGCCTTTTAAATTCACTTGAGGAGGAGGCAAAGACCTATCAATGTACATTGAAAGACATATGTTTGGCTGCGCATATATACCTTTTGGGGATACTATCTACAGAAACGGATGTTGTAACCGGAGTTGTAACCCACGACAGGCATGTTATGGAAGACAGCGAAAATATTTTGGGATGCTTTCCAAACACAATACCTATCAGGGTTTCAACGGAAAACAGGATTGGAAAACTTGAACTTATAGAAAGAGTTAGGGACAGCTATTGTAAAATAAAATCTACTGAACTTTTTCTGTCAGATATTGCTGATATTATAGGAGAAAGTGGAGTTAATGGCAATCCTATATTCGATACCCTCTTTAATTTTATCGATTTACATGTGTTAAAAAGTGTGCCAGATATTGGGGGCGTTGAGCAGGCTGACAGCGGTATCAAGACTTTTACAAATGAAATGACAACTACTTTTTTTGATCTGGAGATTTCAAAAATACTGGATGCATTCTCAATGCAAATAAAGTATTCGATGAAATACTTCTACCCAGAAGAAATTGAGACGGCTGCTGATTTATATGTGCGTATACTTGAGGTGTTTGCAAACCAAGACTGTGATGAGTTGAGTTTGGAGGATGTAATAAATCCTTTGCAGCTAAAGGAAATGGTATACGATTTTAATAATACTGAGTTGCCTTATGCAAAGGAAAAAACTATGTATAGCTTGTTTGAAGAGCAGGTTGTGAAGAACTCCGGTAATATTGCTGTGGTGGTAGATGACAGGCAAATGACGTACAGGGAATTGAATGAGAAAGCAAACAGGTTGGCCAGGTACCTGATAGATAAAGGAGTTAAGAATGGAGATTTGGTAGGTTTAGTGGTACAGCGTGACTTTGAAATGATTGTGGGAATGTTTGCTATATTAAAATGCGGAGGAGCTTATGTTCCTATTGACCCTGCATACCCTGCTGCAAGGCAGGAGTATATTCTCAGAAACTCAAATGTGTCTGCTGTTTTGGTAGATTGTGATTATGAGATAGATAGCTTAAATATTATAAAAATCAGCAGTGATGAAGTAGAAGCTTACTCGAATGAAAACCTTGATATAAAGAAAGATTCCAGAGATCTTGCCTATGTAATTTATACTTCAGGTTCCACAGGAATGCCAAAAGGAGTAATGATAGAACATCATAGTGCAGTAAACCTTATATCATGGGTAAATAGAGAATTTAATGTAAGCAAAAAAGACTCTTTTTTATTTATTACTTCAATGTGTTTTGATTTATCTGTTTACGATATATTTGGGATATTAGCCGCAGGAGGCAAGGTGGTAATTGCTAAGAAGGAACAGGTTCAGGAGCCTGATGAGCTAAAAATGCTGCTTTTAAAGCACAAAATAACCTTCTGGGATTCAGTTCCATCCACAATGAATTATCTTGTATCTACTCTTGAGGATAAGGACAACGCATACCTCCAGGAAAATTTGAGACTTGTATTTATGAGTGGGGATTGGATACCTGTACAGCTTCCTGATAAACTTGTAAATTTCTTTCCAAATGCCCGCGTGATTTCATTAGGTGGTGCTACTGAAGGTACGATATGGTCAATATATTATCCTGTTAAGGGAAATGAAGGCTCTATGAAGAGTATTCCTTATGGAAAGCCTATGGACAACAATACTTTTTACATACTGGATAATGAACGTAAGCCATTGCCTAAAGGTGTAGCTGGAGAACTATATATAGGAGGAGTGGGTGTAGCGAGGGGATATATAAATAGACCTGATCTGACAAATGAAAGATTTGTTCCTGATCCATTCTATAAAGGTAATATGATCGAGTCTCCAATGATGTACAGGACAGGTGATTTAGGCAGGTTCTTACCTGATGGGAATATTGAGTTTTTAGGAAGGATGGACTACCAGGTAAAAATAAGAGGATACAGAGTAGAACTTGGTGAGATTGAAAACAAGCTGCTTTGTCACGAGTTGGTTAAGGACGCTGTTGTAGTTGATAAGACCGATTCTTCCGGGAATAAGTACCTTTGTGCCTATATTGTATGGGAAAAAGAATGCACTGTCGCAGAAATGAGAAGTTTCCTGTCTGCTGAACTTCCGGAGTATATGATACCTACTTACTTTGTAGGCATAGAAAAAATTCCGCTCAATTCAAACGGAAAAATTGATAGAAAAGCTCTTCCGGAACCGGGTGAAAATATTTGTACAGGCAAGGGTTACTTACCTGCTGAAACCGAAACGGAGGAAAAACTTTCAGCTATTTGGAGAGATGTTCTTGAGATGGATCAGATAAGCGTTGAGGATAACTTTTTTGAATTGGGAGGGCATTCGCTGAAAGCTACTGCAGTTACTTCAAGGGTTAATAAGGTTTTTAATGTGGAATTGCCGCTTGTTGAATTTTTCAGAACACCTACGATCAGGGAACTTTCCGCATACATAGACAATGCCTCTGAAAGTAGGCATAAAACAATAAAACCTTCCGAAAAGAGGGAGTTCTATCCTGTTTCTTCGGCACAACGAAGAATTTATATAATAGACAGGATTGACAATTCAAAGGCTGTATATAATATACCCGGTGTTTTAGTTATTGAAGGAGACTTTGACAAGAACCATTTCGAATCTGTAATAATGAAATTGGCGGCACGGCACGAAGCGTTCAGAACACAGTTTGAAATTGTGGATGGGGAGCCGGTGCAGAGAATAGTAGGAAACGTTGATATACCAATAAGCTATATTGAAGGACTTGAGTGTGATGTTGAAACTGAAATTTTTAAATTTTTAAGACCGTTTGATTTGAGTAAAGCACCGTTGTTAAGAGTCGGAGTAATGAGAATCAATAGCCAAAAGCATGTATTTATGTTTGATATGCACCATATCATTTCGGATGGAACTTCCATGGGGATTTTGATCAACGAGTTTATAAGTCTTTATAATGGTGAGGCTTTAGCAGATGTCAGCTTAAGATACAGAGATTTTTCCGAGTGGCAGAATAGGATTATTAAGAACGGAGAATTGAAAAAGCAGGAAGAATACTGGCTTGAAAAGTATTCTGGCGAAATCCCGGTTTTAAATCTTCCATTGGACTATCAAAGACCTGCAATTCAGAATTTTGAGGGAGCTGCAGTGAGTTTTGAAGTCGGACCTGAACTTCTGGCAAAGCTGAAAAAGGCTGCAGGAAGCGGCAAGACTGTATTTATGGAGCTGCTGGCTGCGTATAGTATTCTTTTGTCTATGTATTCGGGTCAGGATGATATTGTAATAGGCTCAACTATAGCTGGAAGACATCACGCCGATTTGCAGAACATAATAGGAATGTTTGTAAATACACTTGCAATCAGAAACAAACCATCGGGAGATAAAACAATTGCTCAATTCATGGATGAGGTAAAGGAAAATGCCCTTGAAGCATACGAAAACCAGGATTATCAGTTTGAAGAACTTGTCAGCAGATTAAACCTGGAAAGAGATTTAAGCAGAAATCCGCTTTTTAGTGCTATGCTTACAATGCAAAATGCAGATTTCAAAGGCCGTGAGATAAATGGACTTAAGTTTAAGCCATTTTCAATGGAGCGCAAGACTGCAAAGTTTGACCTTTTACTTGAAGCTATGGAAGTAGAAGACAGGATTGAATTTACCCTTGAATATGCTACAAGCCTTTTTAAACGTGAAACAATAGAACAAATGACACAGTATTTTATTAGGATACTTGATGCAGTTGCATCCGATTCCGGTGCAAAGATTAAGGATATAGATCTGCTCTCATCAAGTGAAAAGGAAGCTGTCGTTAGCAATGTCAATATAGCTGGAAATGGGGAGAGATATAAGACAATTCATGAAATGTTTGAAGAACAGGTTATTAAAACGCCGGATAAGACAGCTTTGGAATATGATAATAAAAAATATACTTATTTAGAACTCAATGAAAAAGCAAATCGATTGGCATGGTTTTTAAGGGAAAAAGGTTTGAACCCGGGTCAGCCTGCCGGAATTATTGCAAAAAGGTCTTTTGAGTTTGTAACAGCGGTTTTGGCGGTATTGAAGGCTGGAGGATACATTCTTCCAATTGATCCGGAATACCCGGAAGAACGTATACAATATATGTTAGAGGATAGCGGAACCGGGATTTTATTGACCCAGGGTATTTTAAAGGAGGGTGTTGATTTTAATGGTCAAATTCTAAACCTTGAAAATGCTGATATCTTTACAGGGTCTTCTAGTAATCCTGAAAATCTGAATAATCCAAAGGATCTGCTTTATATAATTTACACTTCAGGTACTACAGGAAAACCAAAGGGAGTAATGATAGAACACAGGAACATGGCAAACCTCATGGATTTCCAATACAGCAAAACGAATATTGATTTTAGTAAAAAAGTGCTGCAGTTTGCGACTGTAAGTTTTGATGTATGTTACCAGGAGATATTCGGAGCGTTGCTTTCGGGCGGAGAGCTTATAATAGCAGGAGAAGAAGAAAAGAAAGATGCAGAAAAACTGTTTAAGTTTATTGAAGAAAGAGATATAAAGGTGATATTTTTACCTACAGCCTTTTTAAAGTTTATACTTAATGAAAAGAAATATGTTGAAATGCTCCCTAGATCAATTGAGCATATCATCACTGCGGGAGAACAATTGATTGTGAATGGTGAGCTTAAAAGCTTCATGAAGTCAAACGGGGTTTATCTCCACAACCATTATGGTCCTTCTGAAACTCACGTTGTAACAACCTACACTATGGGGCCTGAAGATGTGATACCTGATATACCACCGATTGGCAAACCTATATCAAATGTAGGTATATACATACTGGGTAAAAATGGCAGGATGCAGCCGGCAGGAATTCCCGGGGAAATATATATAACAGGTGCTGGGACAGGAAGAGGATACATAAACCTGCCCGACCTTACAGCAGAGAAATTTTTGGACGACCCATATGTGGTGGGCAGTAGGATGTACAGAACAGGAGACCTTGCCAGGAGATTGCCTGACGGTAATATTGAGTTTTTGGGAAGGGCAGATGACCAGGTTAAGGTAAGGGGCTACAGAATTGAACTCGGTGAGATTGAAACCCAGCTATTAAAACACCCCTTGGTAAAAGAGGCAATAGTAATTGTAAAAAAAGACCGCAATGGCGAAAAATATTTGTGTGCATACATTGCGACAGAAGAAGAGGTTAATGTAGCTGATATTAGAGGTTATCTCCAAAAGGGATTGCCGGATTTCATGATACCTTCAAGGTTTATCTCCCTTCCGAAGATGCCTCTTATGAAAAACGGAAAGGTTGATAGGCAGGCACTTTTGAAGTTTAATGATACTATTGACTTAGGAGCCGAATATGTGGCGCCAAGAAACAAAAGAGAATGGGATTTAGCAGAGATTTGGAGTAACCTTCTTGAGGTAGATAAGGTAGGAGTCTATGACGAGTTTTTCCTGTTAGGGGGAGATTCCTTAAAAGCTCTTAAAGCTGCCAATGAGGCAAAACTAAAAGGCCTTGAAATATCTATTGCCGACATTTTCAGATATAAAACAATTGCAGAGATTATTGAAAACACAAGTGCAGTTGATTTGGAAGTTGTCACTCCCATAATACCTGAAGAGGAAAAGCAGGAGGTCTATAAAACAGAGAACTGTTGGCATCCTTCCTCGATGTATGTAAAAAATGAAGAGCATGTTAAGGAACTTAAAATTGAGCTTCAAAGGGAAGTAACATTAAATGGTCATCGTGCACTGCCTCTATGTATGATCCTTACTGATCCAAAATTACATACATGGTATTTTCAGCACTATACAAATATATTTTCCGTTATTGACAACAATGACTATATTACGCTTGAGTATCTTGAGACTTGGGCTCCATATCGGGATGTCATAAACGAAATTTCATTGGGAGCACCTCTTTTGGAAAAAGAAACCGATATTATAGGATTTATCACTGACAAAATAAGCCGCGGCTATTATCTCCATGTAGCAATTGATGAGTATTATATTCCGGGAAAGGCACGGTACAAAAAAACTCATTACCTCCATCATACCCTTGTTTACGGCTACAACAACATTGAAAGGCAGTTTAATGTAATCGAGTATGACATAGGAGGTGTTCTTAACAAGCATATTTTCAGTTATGATTCGGTAAGCAAGGCCTATGAGAAGGGAAAAGAACATTATAATGAACCGGCATCATCGTGGGCATATGAGTCAGCAGTCCAGATCTTTTATATGAACAGGTTTGAATGTGAACATCCTTTCAGGCTTAAAAGATTTGCACATGATATAAAAAATTACTTGTATTCAAAGGGCGACGACTCCATAGTTTACTACTGGAAGATGTCAAAAGAGCGCATTAATTATGGTTTTGCTGTGCATGATGTTGTTATTCGAGCCCTTCATGGATTTGTTGAAGGTAAGTTTTTAACTGACTATAGGGCTGTGCATATGCTCTCAGAGCATAAGAAAGGCATTGCTACCAGGTTGAATTTTATCATGAACCGGTTTGAACTTCATGATATTCTTCTTGAAAAGTATGAAGAGTATCTGAAGGTAGTTGAGGAGTTTAACAACATTCGTCTTAAGTTTTTTGACTTGCAGTACAATATTTCACAGGAGCGAATTGAAAAATCTAAGTTAAAGCTTAAGGTCGAAATAGAAAATTTGATCCAAGCCATTAATTCGGCAAAGAAAAGAGAATGGTCTGTACTTAAGGAGATATATGAAATACTTATAAGCATTGCCGATGAAAGCCAAGATTAG